The following proteins come from a genomic window of Pleuronectes platessa chromosome 2, fPlePla1.1, whole genome shotgun sequence:
- the si:dkey-264d12.5 gene encoding coiled-coil domain-containing protein 30, with the protein MDSAEEELEQITTWLTEEGWAPDSPKEAQLCFLWRGLQSTRACLSSATREQDMQRSQHLAETAEVRKSLEQIRIFTEQKDVLAQQIQDENDQLKDQLRQLMSLQDAQTSEVAKMLQQQGLTELIPSSPSEQVAYLLVERASLQETSEHPTNSNSWMSAGDSSSSPLRTETQVSNSNVRQSPHKGAPPHGHSPWRRLLFGLHKASHSKHSFIPAEARHSSGQSSSVEKQCSRLERDLEEGSRRLAMAHNEIRRLTDELESAHLTQKTYEPELQAAQQEVEKLKMCETVELRKAKELNDRLDFEIRVLRNRVRSLDAEKSSLQQMVVSLQEEVEQVESHLQERQQQIHTVQLQAELANELAKSREAELNQSIQVCRDLQNSLGAQKRCILEESQIHYLKQHLGFFNQKEADWKHRENWKEENSFTKEGKEQHLNKENSPNKEFGDDSVRTLLSGQDECETLKKEICETLKCLDKERSKYHEMKEKHKVKLCRAKQKFADETTWRDEKIKGLEHELSLCSLSLTKEKELVLSITAENEKLLAARTRLFQQLNEEEHNKKDTNLAAASSKCRVHFLEVENKKLGEKLIHMSNQLTALKRTVQSQQSLHLAEVMETGTPALSVHVGCALELLFFVLL; encoded by the exons ATGGATTCAGCAGAG gaggagctggagcagatcACCACATGGTTGACCGAGGAGGGATGGGCTCCCGACTCCCCTAAAGAGGCTCAGCTGTGTTTTCTATGGCGTGGCCTCCAGAGCACCAGAGCCTGTCTGAGCAGTGCGACCCGGGAGCAGGACATGCAGCGCTCTCAACACTTGGCAGAGACTGCCGAG GTGCGGAAATCCTTGGAGCAGATCCGCATCTTCACGGAGCAGAAAGACGTGTTGGCTCAGCAGATACAAGACGAGAACGACCAGCTCAAGGACCAGCTGCGGCAGCTTATGTCCCTTCAAG ACGCCCAGACAAGCGAGGTGGCTaaaatgctgcagcagcagggcctCACAGAGCTGATTCCCAGCAGCCCCAGTGAACAGGTGGCATACCTGCTAGTGGAGAGGGCCTCACTGCAAGAGACCAGTGAGCATCCTACCAACAGCAACAGCTGGATGAGTGCtggagacagcagcagcagcccgctgaggacagagacacaggtgTCCAACAGCAACGTACGACAG TCTCCCCACAAGGGGGCTCCACCTCACGGCCATAGTCCCTGGAGGAGACTCTTATTCGGACTCCACAAAGCTTCGCACagcaaacacagttttattCCA GCTGAGGCCAGACACTCGAGCGGCCAGTCGAGCAGTGTGGAGAAGCAGTGCTCTCGTCTGGAGCGGGACCTGGAGGAGGGCTCCCGCCGGCTGGCCATGGCCCACAATGAGATCCGACGTCTGACTGATGAGCTGGAGTCGGCACACTTGACCCAAAAGACTTATG agcCGGAGCTGCAGgcagcgcagcaggaggtggaaAAACTCAAGATGTGCG AAACGGTGGAACTGCGAAAGGCCAAAGAGCTGAACGATCGTCTGGATTTTGAGATCCGAGTTTTGAGGAACAGGGTTCGCTCACTGGATGCTGAAAAAAGTTCTCTGCAGCAGATG GTTGTATCtttgcaggaggaggtggagcaggtagAGTCCCACCTGCAGGAACGACAGCAGCAGATCCACACTGTGCAGCTTCAGGCTGAGCTGGCCAATGAGCTGGCTAAA TCGAGGGAAGCTGAACTGAATCAGAGCATCCAGGTTTGTAGAGATTTACAAAATAGCCTCGGTGCTCAGAAGAGATGTATTTTGGAGGAGTCACAG atacattatctaaagcAGCATCTgggtttttttaatcaaaaagaGGCCGATTGGAAACACCGTGAAAACTGGAAAGAGGAAAACTCTTTTACCAAAGAGGGTAAAGAGCAACATCTGAACAAGGAAAACTCACCGAATAAG GAGTTTGGTGATGATTCAGTCAGGACTCTATTGTCGGGCCAAGATGAGTGTGAGACGCTGAAAAAGGAGATCTGTGAAACCCTCAAATGTCTTGACAAAGAGCGCAG TAAATACCACgaaatgaaggaaaaacacaaagtcaaactGTGTCGGGCCAAACAAAAGTTTGCTGATGAAACCACGTGGCGCGACGAGAAGATAAAAGGTCTCGAGCACGAGCTGTCCCTGTGTTCCCTTTCATTAACCAAG gaGAAAGAGCTTGTGCTGAGTATAACTGCAGAAAACGAGAAACTACTCGCTGCGAGGACGAGGTTGTTCCAGCAGCTCAACGAGGAGGAGCACAACAAGAAGGACACAAATCTCGCTGCTGCTTCGTCCAAGTGCAG GGTGCATTTTCTGGAGGTGGAAAACAAGAAACTGGGAGAGAAACTGATCCATATGTCGAATCAGCTGACCGCCCTGAAACGAACCGTACAGAGCCAGCAGTCACTTCACCTTGCTGAGGTAATGGAAACAGGAACACCTGCTTTATCTGTGCATGTAGGCTGTGCCCTGGAGCTGCTGTTCTTCGTGTTGTTGTAG
- the emp3a gene encoding epithelial membrane protein 3, whose amino-acid sequence MVFLLVSLIVLHLVTLAMLFISTLEKSWWIWDDSEISDLWYNCFHDNSTDTWLCAATNDSDWLQSVQALMVLSVVFSSISFLVFLGQLITMSIGGLFYFTGFCQSFAGLTDFAACLIFTFHRKEILNDTRNLSKGNFGYCFILAWLCVPLLLVSGVLYIHLRKKQ is encoded by the exons ATGGTCTTCCTCCTAGTATCCCTGATTGTGCTACATCTGGTCACCTTGGCCATGCTGTTCATCTCCACCCTGGAGAAG TCCTGGTGGATATGGGATGACTCAGAAATCTCAGACCTCTGGTATAACTGCTTCCATGACAACTCCACAGACACCTGGCTGTGTGCTGCCACAAACGATAGCG ACTGGCTGCAGTCGGTCCAGGCCCTCATGGTTCTCTCTGTGGTCTTCTCCTCTATCTCCTTCCTGGTTTTTCTGGGCCAGCTCATCACCATGTCTATAGGAGGACTCTTCTACTTCACAGGCTTCTGTCAGAGCTTCGCAG GTCTCACAGACTTTGCCGCCTGCCTCATCTTCACCTTCCACAGAAAGGAGATCCTAAATGACACCAGAAACCTGAGCAAAGGAAACTTTGGCTACTGCTTCATTCTGGCGTGGCTGTGCGTCCCTCTGCTCCTGGTCAGCGGGGTCCTGTACATCCACCTGCGCAAGAAGCAgtga
- the fam83e gene encoding protein FAM83A, with protein sequence MSNSKEQSLDENVVFLEVTESSPEFLYSERERQVVERLLSAGPETFYSSNGTERSGCFLSPEEVRQIGSWAQDYHCNQVQWEGDGGDGSSQMEDFCSTYFPCKSDTPAPDLDLGWPEKGPWLTMGSITVHTSPPSEGEPPVREIIRQHLQRATRVIAIVTDSLTDGAIIGDLHNAASRAVPVYIILNQRSIQEDFTLSRLHHPNIRVRVLGGKAFCSRTGRTVVGEMKDKFLLVDLETVIHGSYSLTWTDAHLHRQLITVLQGPVVDSFDMEFRILFAASLTVANTSRVAGSHVPVTQKLKDFSDLRFQKKLSFDREIINPPSPPADSLLDWEAMGVVQRESCLPESPMDQHEEIVFKEISPRNNRLLNKNAPFMDDFTNSGNWFFDTKRVNVNPSPVINHVSEKSTITNNIKPSPTDLTPERMKRVERILEKTISWQHSTENRTNLDDRMITRVGDKTTEPMHNRIIPSSYKRRETSRGALCVEDESSQDETGSKVENKPSSRKPLILRVPQSEGSSSLSDIIKRIQPQQSTSWLLKKGSNNTAVSELSQSMKDLSVHRKDTGQDGKGVPVPRFKASCLESDLRTPAFTLMKKRNDDLKSALYRTPTNLLPRERPRSFGYGLNMDWRRSLAEWELGDQE encoded by the exons ATGTCAAACTCTAAGGAGCAGAGCCTCGATGAGAACGTAGTATTCCTGGAGGTCACCGAGTCTTCTCCAGAGTTCCTCTACAGTGAGAGGGAGCGTCAGGTGGTGGAGAGGCTCCTGAGCGCAGGACCGGAGACCTTCTACAGCTCCAACGGCACAGAGCGCTCCGGCTGTTTCCTGTCGCCTGAGGAGGTCAGACAGATAGGCAGCTGGGCTCAAGACTATCACTGCAACCAGGTGCAGTGGGAAGGGGATGGAGGGGATGGCAGCTCACAGATGGAGGACTTCTGCTCCACCTACTTCCCTTGCAAGTCAGACACACCGGCCCCTGACCTTGACCTGGGCTGGCCTGAGAAGGGGCCCTGGCTGACGATGGGGAGCATCACAGTCCACACCAGCCCACCCTCTGAGGGAGAACCCCCCGTCAGAGAGATAATACGACAGCACCTGCAAAGGGCCACCCGA GTAATTGCCATTGTGACAGACAGCTTAACAGATGGTGCAATAATTGGTGATTTACACAACGCTGCCTCCCGGGCCGTCCCTGTCTACATCATCCTGAACCAGAGATCCATTCAGGAGGATTTCACGCTCAGCAGGCTGCATCATCCG AACATCCGAGTCCGTGTTCTTGGAGGGAAAGCGTTCTGTTCAAGGACGGGAAGGACGGTGGTTGGTGAGATGAAAGACAAGTTCCTTCTGGTGGATTTGGAGACAGTGATTCATGGCAGCTACAG CCTCACGTGGACCGACGCCCACCTGCACCGGCAGCTGATCACCGTCCTGCAAGGCCCAGTCGTGGACTCGTTTGACATGGAGTTCAGGATCCTATTTGCTGCTTCGCTTACAGTCGCAAACACATCGAGAGTCGCAGGATCCCACGTACCTGTGACTCAAAAGCTAAAAGACTTTTCAGATCTACGCTTCCAAAAAAAGCTCTCGTTTGACCGAGAGATTATCAACCCTCCATCTCCACCTGCTGATTCTCTCTTGGACTGGGAAGCCATGGGCGTTGTCCAGAGAGAGAGCTGTCTTCCTGAGAGTCCTATGGATCAACATGAGGAAATCGTGTTCAAGGAAATATCACCGAGGAATAACAggttgttaaataaaaatgcaccCTTTATGGATGATTTTACCAACAGTGGAAACTGGTTTTTCGATACAAAAAG GGTAAACGTTAACCCCTCACCGGTGATAAACCATGTGTCAGAAAAATCAACAATAACGAA CAATATAAAGCCGTCACCAACCGATCTAACCCCAGAGAGAATGAAGAG GGTGGAACGCATTTTAGAAAAGACAATTTCCTGGCAACACTCCACAGAGAACAGAACCAATTTAGATGACAGAATGATAACAAGAGTTGgtgataaaacaacagaacCGATGCACAACAGGATCATACCTTCATCTTATAAGAGAAGAGAGACATCGAGGGGGGCTCTCTGTGTGGAGGACGAGAGCAGCCAGGATGAAACTGGCTCCAAGGTGGAGAACAAACCATCTTCTAGA AAACCCTTAATCCTGAGGGTGCCACAGTCTGAGGGCTCCAGCTCTCTAAGCGACATCATAAAGAGGATTCAGCCTCAGCAAAGCACGTCATGGCTGCTCAAGAAAGGATCCAACAATACCGCTGTGTCGGAATTGAGCCAATCCATGAAGGACCTGAGCGTTCACAGAAAGGACACAGGTCAAGATGGGAAAGGAGTCCCAGTGCCAAGGTTTAAAGCCAGT